In one window of Streptomyces sp. FXJ1.172 DNA:
- a CDS encoding bifunctional adenosylcobinamide kinase/adenosylcobinamide-phosphate guanylyltransferase has protein sequence MEVTLLGTGAPAGLPRPDCPCAACASALGPDARAATAVLVDGALLLDLTPGAAFAAARSGHSLGGVRQVLLSHPHDGPAVEVPAGLPQPGRVPDGRELALLTGHRVRAVAMDAGGTGYAVTGPDGQRLLYLPPGGAPAGLEETAAESFHMVLADVVARPDALARLRAVGSAGPTTDVIAVHLGHDVPPGAELRRRLAAAGARAVPDGTTLVVGVYEDVPDVPRRTLVLGGARSGKSVEAERRLESFPDVLYVATGGTRGGDTEWAQRVALHRERRPGSWRTAETTDLVPLLAVEGPPLLVDCLSLWLTDAMDAVGAWDDAEWAGGGEKLLRERVRELTDAVRATRRTVVAVSNEVGSGIVPATASGRRYRDELGRLNAAFAGECEQVLLVVAGQALVLRG, from the coding sequence GTGGAAGTGACTCTGCTCGGTACCGGCGCCCCGGCCGGACTGCCCCGCCCCGACTGCCCCTGTGCCGCCTGCGCGAGCGCGCTCGGGCCGGACGCCCGGGCGGCGACGGCCGTGCTGGTGGACGGGGCGCTGCTGCTCGATCTGACCCCGGGCGCGGCGTTCGCGGCGGCGCGGTCCGGGCATTCGCTGGGCGGGGTGCGGCAGGTGCTGCTGTCGCATCCGCACGACGGTCCGGCGGTGGAGGTGCCGGCCGGGCTGCCGCAGCCCGGCCGGGTGCCGGACGGGCGGGAGTTGGCGCTGCTGACGGGGCACCGGGTGCGTGCGGTGGCGATGGACGCGGGCGGCACCGGGTACGCGGTGACCGGGCCCGACGGGCAGCGGCTGCTGTACCTGCCGCCGGGCGGTGCCCCGGCGGGCCTGGAGGAGACGGCGGCGGAGTCGTTCCACATGGTCCTCGCGGACGTCGTGGCCCGCCCGGACGCGCTGGCCCGGCTCCGGGCGGTCGGTTCCGCCGGTCCCACGACGGACGTGATCGCCGTCCACCTCGGCCACGACGTGCCGCCCGGTGCGGAACTGCGCCGGCGGCTGGCGGCGGCCGGGGCCCGGGCGGTGCCGGACGGTACGACGCTGGTGGTGGGGGTGTACGAGGACGTGCCGGACGTGCCGCGCCGGACGCTGGTGCTGGGCGGCGCGCGCTCGGGCAAGTCCGTGGAGGCCGAGCGGCGCCTGGAATCCTTCCCGGACGTGCTGTACGTGGCGACCGGCGGGACGCGCGGCGGCGACACCGAGTGGGCGCAGCGGGTGGCCCTGCACCGGGAGCGGCGGCCGGGGTCGTGGCGCACGGCGGAGACGACGGACCTGGTGCCGCTGCTGGCCGTGGAGGGTCCGCCGCTGCTGGTCGACTGCCTGTCGCTGTGGCTCACGGACGCCATGGACGCCGTGGGGGCGTGGGACGACGCGGAATGGGCGGGCGGCGGCGAGAAGTTGCTGCGGGAGCGGGTGCGGGAGCTGACGGACGCCGTGCGCGCCACGCGGCGGACGGTGGTGGCGGTGTCGAACGAGGTCGGCTCGGGCATCGTCCCGGCCACCGCCTCCGGGCGCCGCTACCGGGACGAACTCGGCCGGCTGAACGCGGCGTT
- a CDS encoding S1C family serine protease: MDASRTRALRTVVPAAVLVCWALLAAGCSPTAAPHADDPATSGRAAAPMAAGDLQSQYQRVIKEVLPSVVQIQARQELGSGVVYDDNGHIVTNAHVVGTEKTFRVTAANSREPLTASLVYSYPQQDLAVIKLDRIPSGLKAATFGNSEKVEVGQILLAMGSPLGLSSSVTQGIVSAVGRTVSESRSAGGTGATIANMVQTSAAINPGNSGGALVNLDGQVIGIPTLAAADPQLGGSAAPGIGFAIPASMVKTIADQIVKKGRVVESGRAALNIVGRTVVNDDYQPAGVAVVSVQAGGAAARAGLRPGDIITKLGDEPITTITSLSVALAADKPGQKTPVTYQRGGVEKTVQVKLGEQ, from the coding sequence ATGGACGCTTCCCGTACCCGTGCCCTTCGTACGGTCGTGCCCGCCGCCGTGCTGGTGTGCTGGGCGCTCCTCGCCGCCGGCTGCTCGCCGACCGCCGCTCCGCATGCCGATGACCCCGCGACGAGCGGGCGGGCGGCCGCACCGATGGCGGCGGGCGATCTGCAGAGCCAGTACCAGAGGGTGATCAAGGAAGTCCTGCCGTCGGTCGTGCAGATCCAGGCGAGGCAGGAACTGGGCTCGGGCGTGGTGTACGACGACAACGGTCACATCGTCACCAACGCGCACGTGGTGGGGACGGAGAAGACCTTCAGGGTGACCGCGGCCAACAGCCGGGAGCCGCTCACCGCGAGCCTGGTGTACTCCTACCCCCAGCAGGACCTGGCCGTGATCAAGCTGGACCGGATTCCGTCCGGGCTGAAGGCGGCGACGTTCGGCAACTCCGAGAAGGTGGAGGTCGGGCAGATCCTGCTGGCCATGGGCTCGCCGCTCGGGCTGTCCTCCAGCGTGACGCAGGGCATCGTCTCGGCGGTCGGACGGACCGTCAGCGAGAGCCGCTCCGCGGGGGGTACGGGGGCGACGATCGCGAACATGGTGCAGACCTCGGCCGCCATCAACCCCGGCAACAGCGGCGGCGCCCTGGTCAACCTGGACGGGCAGGTCATCGGCATTCCGACGCTCGCCGCCGCCGACCCCCAGCTCGGGGGCAGCGCGGCGCCCGGCATCGGCTTCGCCATCCCGGCGTCGATGGTGAAGACGATCGCCGACCAGATCGTGAAGAAGGGCAGGGTCGTCGAATCGGGGCGGGCGGCACTCAACATCGTCGGGCGGACGGTCGTGAACGACGACTACCAGCCGGCCGGGGTGGCCGTGGTCAGCGTCCAGGCCGGCGGCGCGGCGGCCCGGGCGGGCCTCAGGCCGGGCGACATCATCACCAAGCTGGGCGACGAGCCCATCACCACCATCACCTCCCTCTCAGTGGCGCTGGCGGCGGACAAGCCGGGCCAGAAGACGCCGGTGACGTACCAGCGGGGCGGCGTCGAGAAGACGGTGCAGGTGAAGCTGGGCGAGCAGTGA